One Drosophila subpulchrella strain 33 F10 #4 breed RU33 chromosome 2R, RU_Dsub_v1.1 Primary Assembly, whole genome shotgun sequence genomic window, ACGATCAGACCATCGTCGCCTAGGTAACAGACTGAGTAGCCATCGTACCAGGCCTCCTGATCCTTCAGCACTTCCTTTAGCTGCCAGAGCTTGTACTTCCAGAACTGGAACATGACCTTCAACCCAGAAATGCCCCGCACTCGCCACCTAATCCTCACCGTGTAGTCATCCTGGTGCTTTGTGATCTTGAGGACTTCGAACTTTACGTAGGCGTACTTTAGGTGGCCCACCGTCCGCAGGATGGCGATCTGTTTGACGTAGTGATACAGGCCCACCGTGTGCTTGCCCGTGATGTTGTTGTGGAATATTAGTCCTGGGCTGTAAATGGAATAATCCAGGGGCTCCACGAACAACTTGGGCAGAGTGGTGCGCAGGACTTCATAAGCTCGGTCCAGGTCCTCGGGCTTCCTCGCGTTCTCTTTGGTATTGCCGGGCTCCCTTTCCGCATTGGCGCTCTCGTGGACACTTCGACTTTGCTGGAGGTTATCGGTTACATGGCAATTTAAGAATTTTTGGTGGCCTGCTGCCGGTGCGGGTGCATTTAGCCTCATGGCGGACGCCCACACCCGTTCCTTGGAGCACCAGTTGGCCATCCAGCTGCTCCTTCTTATTGATAACATCCCGAAATTTCGCATCATCTTGCAAGGACTTTGTGTTTTACTTCCTTCACCGGAACTTGGCTACCCT contains:
- the LOC119551214 gene encoding uncharacterized protein C6orf136 homolog, encoding MMRNFGMLSIRRSSWMANWCSKERVWASAMRLNAPAPAAGHQKFLNCHVTDNLQQSRSVHESANAEREPGNTKENARKPEDLDRAYEVLRTTLPKLFVEPLDYSIYSPGLIFHNNITGKHTVGLYHYVKQIAILRTVGHLKYAYVKFEVLKITKHQDDYTVRIRWRVRGISGLKVMFQFWKYKLWQLKEVLKDQEAWYDGYSVCYLGDDGLIVKHVVDKVMPDESREAVENTSATALPPGSLAATSSQKINCQ